Part of the Macrobrachium nipponense isolate FS-2020 chromosome 19, ASM1510439v2, whole genome shotgun sequence genome, atgggttctccattagaaCCTTTATTTgccaatttttttgtctttttgtgaacaataatttttagattgttgtccgtcgtcCTTTAAACCATTGGCCACtcagtttttagattttcttaATCATCAACACCAacacattaattttactatggagttggagaaagatatttgtttaccgtttttagatgttttactCACGAGTGTcagttctgtttttactactgccgtttacagaaagaacATGTATACAGACCttgcaaataatttttacagtgcttgtcaaaccagttttaaattgaataccatctatgcTTTAGTGTATAAGACTCTTAGATgctcgtccagttgggccatatttcatatggagattgaatttttaactactttctttcaacaaaattcatttcccaaggatctagtttttagaattgtcagcaaacttttaactaattattttcatcctgccacaccggtttttaatattccaaaaaaacttatgtatgcttcaatcccatatatttttaactccaaattttctcagaaactgaaacaaattattgaaacagaAATACCttgtattaatttaaaattgatataaaataaccccagtaaaattggctcctcgtttggcttcaaggaccatctgcagcccttcatgagatccaatgtggcctataagtttacatgcccaggatgtcctggtactttattggatcaacgaaaaggttgctGCAGATGCGTTATTGCAGTCACTTGGGGTTTAGTTTTAGAACagggcaaagattgagcagaccagaacattcaaatataaaaaatcacgctattaattgtaaaattagggtcaagaagcagcactttaccATATTAGGGTAGTCTAAGGATGCAGAGTATCTTACTAccttaaaagactcgttccatcgttaaacagCAGTTGGtcttctgctcaactatatctggcatagtagTCTTTGGGGGTTTGTGTTCCTTCTTTAGTCATTTTATCTTTTTCcattgtacctgaaggttggtgtaacagcagttttTTTACCttggtcttttaatgttttttaattgtcattttaagaatcctgtgttttGTAgggattttaatgttatttactcTGTCATTTTGCAAACTCATGATGCACatagttatgtgcgaaacgtttacacaacaataaatcttcttttaaacatCTTTGTGTCTTCAGATttcctgaatttatatatatatatatatatatatatatatatatatatatatatatatatacatttaaacaaAGTTAATATTTGTAAGGGAACTGATGAATTGCCATGTTTATGTAGTGAAAATGGAATATTTTGTTGCTGGGAATTCGTCCCAGAGTCAGCCCCTTTTTAGGAAAAATCATTTTACTAGTAACTGTTCACGTCTCTGTGTGCATACCAGAACAACCAACAAACATTGGTGACTCTTAGACCTTTGCTGTGTTAGATTTAAAAATTGAAAGTGTAGGCAGGAATACAGTTATTGGCCTTAGTTATTCCATGATATATGTATGGAGATGCAATGGAAAATGGTCCTAGTTGAGGTCGTCTAGTCTTGAAGTTTCAACTCACTTGAgtccattaaatattttttttcttatttaatgttaatatttctaaattaaTACTGTTAGTAATTGAGTCTATTTTTTTCAATACAGGAATTATATTGAATGGTAAATAACACGATTCCTAGAAATGCCAAGCCacactcctgaaaaaaaaaagatgtgttAACCTCACTGAGCGCTCAGCATTTAACAGAAATAGAAGTGTGATTTCATTCGAAGCAATATAATTATGGAATCCAAAGACTCAGACCTAGAAATGGAGGTGGACAGCCCTGGGACATTTTCTCAGGAACAAGGAGAAATAGTGTGTGATGAGAAGTCACAAAACATGTgcgaaaaaaatgtttcaaagagTTGTGATGACAGTAAAGGAAGTAGTCAGATTAATGATTGCAGTCCATATGACAGTTTAAGTGAATCATTTATGAAACTGTCTGTGCAGGATGAAAGTTCCTTTTCACTTGATGGTCATGGTAATAGGCAAGCCAATATCAGTAAGCCTTCATCTACAGTTACTTACAGACAAGAGTGCACAGAAGAGCAACCAGTAAAGCCACTTCACTCTTATAAAATTGGCAATTGTGTGACAAGATCGCCAGGTATATTAACCACACTTTTAATAGTACCTGAAGCTGAAAATGATAGCTTTAACACAGCTAGGGTAGACAAAGATGATGAAAACCATTTGGTAATTCATAGGAGTGGCAAAACACCTAACCTTGATGAATGCCTCCCACACAATGCAAAAGGTAATGGAGGATGTTGCGACCATGatcatatttattcatctttacTATTGAAGATAGCAAATAATATTGGCAACATTTCCGCTTTTGATTCATCTTTAATGCTAAAGGAAATAACCCATGTCAACAGTCTCCATGATAATTCATCTACAACTCTGAAGGAAAAAGGCTATGGTACCCACAGTCTACATACTAACTCACCTCCAACTGTGAAGGAAAAAGTCCAGTATGATGGCAGACTTTGTGCTCATTCATCTTCGACCTTGAAAAGTAAAGATCATGGTGTTAGCAGTTTCCCTTATGCATTGCCTTCATCACAGAACGTGGATAATTGTTTAGTAAATAATAAGTATGTTGATTCATCTTCAATAAAAGGATATGAAAAACAAAGTCAATGTAGAGAAACCGCTTTTGGAAGTAGAGAGTTAATATACAAAGAAGAGAAGGATGTTCAAGTTTATAAGTCTGATCGATATGCTAAACAAATTGTAGAAGGGACAGTAATTGATTGCGATCAGGAACAGAGGACTGAATTTCTTGAAGTCTGTTGCCTGCAGGAGAATGCTCAAGATAAATGGAACCAGCATTTCAAGCAAAATACTGGGCAAAGTAAGGACAGAAATCTTCAGAAAAGTCTAAAATCAAGTGGAAAACAAGAACCTAACAGTGAATTTGTGGAAATTCCCCAACTATCTAGGGAAGTGTTAAAAAGGCATGGCATTGAGAAAACTATGCAGGAAGAGACTTTGAAgcttaaaaatgttgaaaatgaaagCCTTGGGAAATCAAATAGACGGCATGGACACTACAGCAAACAGGAACAACAACATCATTGTGAAGAAGTATACCCACACACAGGTGATGAAAAAATTCTCCAAAAGCACAAAAATGTTTGTGATGATGCTAGGAAAGTTAAGAAACcagatttattaaaaattaatggggCAATTGAACATAAAAATTACCTGAAGGGTAATAATATTAGAGATATAGTTGAAGAAGCCAAGTTTAATGAggtgaaaatttataaaaaagacGAAGGCACAGAACATAACAGCAGTAAAATAGGAATGTGTGAAGTAGATAAGCAACCTGAATGTTCTGTAGATTCAGAGAAAGTACATTGTGAACCCAATCAAAAGGAAGAAATTCAAATGAAACAAGTCAGGCAATCCAGTGAAGAACTTTGGAGCCAAAAGAAATGTCCAAGTGAAAAAGAATTGGAGCAAAGATTGTCTAGATGTGAACCCAATCAAAAGGAAGAAATTCAAATGAAACAAGTCAGGCAATCCAGTGAAGAACTTAGGAGCCAAAAGAAATGTCCAAGTGAAAAAGAATTACAGCAAAGATTGTCTAACTTAGATAACGATCATAGAAATAGATATGAAAGAAATATTGGAGAAGGAGAAAGTCATCACCAGAGAAGGAAAGGTATTCACAGACGGAGACAGGAGTCATCAACTAGTGATTCAAGTAATGATGATATTGATGAATGCCTCAATAAAGGTAGCCATGGTGATAAATGGGATGGCACCCGAAAccttctgtacagaaaactgtcGTGGGAATCTTACCGTGAGTATTaacttgttattttatttaaataaaaaaaaacaagttctcGAGAGTGTACGATGATTGTAGTATCTTGCAAAATCAGattcagagaataaataaaaccaagagATGCCAATCATAAGTAaaggcaaaaaaatgaaaatggtatttaACAAAAAGAGATTGCCAAAGATTGACTGtgtattcataaaataaatcacAGATTTTCTTTTACTGAGAATTATTGTTCAAGACATTATGTTCTTCAAAAGATGTAAGTTGATCCAAGAGATTAAAATTGCGATTTTAGACAGCCCTCCTGATTTCCTGTTTTCAGGTCTTTTGCACATTTTTTAAATGGCCCCAAGTCACAAATAAATTCAAGGTCAAATATGTTACAAAGGTTTACTTGGTACAGCTGTgaagtaaataataattacatttattttcttcttttttttgtcataagTCTATGCTCTGCtgatttcaagaaatttattccAACAGTTAAAATGAATCAGCATGTAGGGGAATGGGATCAGGACTGTTCGGATCCATTTGATCAAACTTTGGCTCGCTACATATATGGGGCTCAGCAAATGAAGGTTAGTTCAATGCTCTAAACATTTTGATGGTATATGAAGTCTCTTGAAGTATAGACATTGTTGATAGGATGCTCCTTCCTCACGCAAGTAATtgaaactaaaggttctttgctgcaTTCCTTAGGTCCTGGCTGTTGCTCTTTGCCTTACACTTGTCTTCCATTAACTATGGTTTCCTTCCAGCGAGCTGTCACAATACTTAAACTGTACCTAGATTCAAGTATCCCTTCTAGGAAATCAAATTTTTGGTGACTCATGAAAGCACAAACAACGCACGGAGCTCTACATCTGTTTTGTTATATCATCCCATTCATTGAGTAGTGTACATTAATTTCAAAaccttttttaaattaaactttaatttggttagaaaaaaactgtacataaTTCTCAAGTTATCCCAATGTTGAATAATTATTGCAATCTTAATAATAGCTAACAATAATTATAGTCGATGGTGCCTCCAGAGTAGGATCCCATCAAATCATCAACTCAAAGTGTGTCATACTAAACTTGTATTGAATTTCGTGATGAATTGTTTGGAGCATTCTGTCAAGATATGGTTGGCGTTATCTAGTCATATTTTATCAActgttatgtatgtaatgtacagTTTTGATTTGCACTTCATGCTCTTTAGTATCTTTGATGTTATGCATCACTAAAAGTAGATTGGAGGGAGAGCATTATTTTTCTAATCTCCCCAGTCTTTATCTTTATTCCATGTTAATTTGGTATTGAATGCCAATACAGTGGGCAGCTATAAACTTTGTCAGAGTGTGGTAAAGCATTGTAACCCTGACAGCAACAGATGCAGtataaataagttaataataaCAGTATCCATCTTAGAAGACAAGTGTATACTAATTACAAGATCTGTCTTCATCTTTCTAGAAGTTTTACAGAGATTATGACCGATATGCCCATCACGACAATGTCGAGATTAGAGGCTGGAATAATGGTGAATTCGTGTTCATCGGAGAGGTTTCGAAATGTGACAACGGTATGTTTTTAATCTTCCAGGTCTGTGTAAAGGATTAAACTTTTgaaactttattatttattagttaaaaaATTCATCTATATGGTCACTTATAACTGTATACATTTACTGTACAAAGCTAATGGTTGCAGGCTTCTCCTAACTCCCATATTTTCAATGTATGCAGAAAGAGTAGAGGTCTATCCAGAATCATCTTGTCATAAAAGGGAAGATGAACTCACTCCTGCAGGAGGTGCCATACGCAAAACATACTTGGTGAGTATGGATGATAGGGTAGACAGTGCTTACACAAAATAAGAGACATGATGACATTGTATGTCTAATTTGCTGTGGTCACAAAATACTTCTTAAATGAAAATTGGTAACTTACTGCCATTCTTTCTTAAGTATGGCAATTTCCAAACACCTATACTTAGTGCTTACAGAGTACTATTAAATGTAAGGCTTTGTTATATCGCTGAGGGGACTGTTCATTGAATAATCTAATTTTTTGAGATGGCACTGAAATGTTTTGTTTCCtgatataagaaagccttcaatgTTAAGAAAGGAAGATGATTAATCACAGAAAAAGCCAATATGTTTAGTAATTTCCTGAAACACTTCATTCCTGTTAAATTCTAGGAATGACTTGTAATTCAAGTTGCCTTGTAGAATACAGTCGTACTTCctgtgattacacacacacacacacacacacacacacacacacacacacacacacacacacacacacacacacctcaagctcccggagcaacagctcgaagaacaaagGTACTTTCCATACTGCATTTTACTACAAGaggccgacgtttcacaactcatTTTAGTTGCATATTCAAGGCTGGAAACAGCGAAGGTGGTGATCAGTACAATGATGCAACTATAATTGCAATAAAAACCTTAGAATGTAATTGCTAAAAAGTTCACCTACTGAACAAGGAAAAGGCTGGGAACAACCTTCCTAAAAGCTAGCCAAAATCAAACTGTTGGCATTgagtattacaaaataaaaaaaataactacataaatagagaagaaaaagcgTAACAAGACGACCAGGCATACATTTATGTGGAATATATGTGGTAGTTTAAAGGTGGAAGTGTTAAATTGATAAGTTTGGATTCTGTTCTAGTTAAGtgtatattttctataaaaaaggttttacatattttgtgtgTGATTCCTGAGTTTAGACTGTTGAGGAGCAGACAATCTACTTCTGGTTCTGAAGCCGACAACTGTGAGTATCAATGCACACTCACAACAGTATTTTATTACATCCCAtatagatcccctgactacatctgggcaTCTGGGGCATTTATTATAACGTAAGATGTAAATAAAAGATCAGTtagtctttaaatttgaaaagagagccaattgcttggggatttctttttcagaatGAGTTTGAGGCTAAGGGCCAGCAATTCTTTTTGAatgatatttagatttttttctgaaagaatCGTCATGTATGTAGGGGAATGAAGCGTATACAGTAGTTGGCGTCATCTTTTTATTCAACATATTATTCAACAATTTTAAAAGGTTTAATGGAAAACAGCTGTTTCTGAAATAATTAGTCAGGTTTGTAATTTCCTCATGAAAATTCAGCCAATTAAGAGGGATgagtaaaagccctgtggaggagagtaaaaacagaatgtaagttaaaatgaaaataacaagagCTATAAAGATTCATACCCAGACCAGTAAACGTACCTTTATGATATATGCCAGTGCGGAATCCTACAGTGTTCAAACAAGAACGTCCGAAAAAGGAAATTTGCTATTAGGTTCTTTTGCTGGCATATTTTTCATGTTAGGATGTTGGATATCAACAGTCAAAATATAGTCTGCGCATAAATCTCGTGTAAATAAACATCATTCACGTAACATTCATAAAATAGAGGGAGGAAAGAAGGGCCCTTCATAAAaatgttggcgaacgtaggtcctAAAGGACTTCCCATTGACATGGCTTCCACCTGTTTATCAGCTGGAAGTTGACAAATTATAGGTACAATAATTTAAAAGTTGTTTTTAATACTCAGGACACTTCATACCAACAAATCTTACCATCAGCaagaaaaagacaataaagaaaaaataagggtCCGGGTTACATCAGTCCTAAAGCTGGAATGCATGCACTGAAGGTTGCACTGAGCACTGACTAATCAGTTCATAATAAAGGGGCCTTGTGGCATGTGAGAGTTCTAACTTTGTAGGATATGTTGTAGCATTTGGACATTGAATGATTCTTCTTCTTGAAGGgctatttaatttttgtatgcaTAAGTTTACAAGTAGGGAGATATGCCCATGGTAAGCTTCACAATAAGTAATTTGTCTCAGGTATACGTTCTCTGGTGAGATACCAAAGCCTCTGGGCTTGA contains:
- the LOC135216466 gene encoding uncharacterized protein LOC135216466 isoform X1, producing the protein MESKDSDLEMEVDSPGTFSQEQGEIVCDEKSQNMCEKNVSKSCDDSKGSSQINDCSPYDSLSESFMKLSVQDESSFSLDGHGNRQANISKPSSTVTYRQECTEEQPVKPLHSYKIGNCVTRSPGILTTLLIVPEAENDSFNTARVDKDDENHLVIHRSGKTPNLDECLPHNAKGNGGCCDHDHIYSSLLLKIANNIGNISAFDSSLMLKEITHVNSLHDNSSTTLKEKGYGTHSLHTNSPPTVKEKVQYDGRLCAHSSSTLKSKDHGVSSFPYALPSSQNVDNCLVNNKYVDSSSIKGYEKQSQCRETAFGSRELIYKEEKDVQVYKSDRYAKQIVEGTVIDCDQEQRTEFLEVCCLQENAQDKWNQHFKQNTGQSKDRNLQKSLKSSGKQEPNSEFVEIPQLSREVLKRHGIEKTMQEETLKLKNVENESLGKSNRRHGHYSKQEQQHHCEEVYPHTGDEKILQKHKNVCDDARKVKKPDLLKINGAIEHKNYLKGNNIRDIVEEAKFNEVKIYKKDEGTEHNSSKIGMCEVDKQPECSVDSEKVHCEPNQKEEIQMKQVRQSSEELWSQKKCPSEKELEQRLSRCEPNQKEEIQMKQVRQSSEELRSQKKCPSEKELQQRLSNLDNDHRNRYERNIGEGESHHQRRKGIHRRRQESSTSDSSNDDIDECLNKGSHGDKWDGTRNLLYRKLSWESYLKMNQHVGEWDQDCSDPFDQTLARYIYGAQQMKKFYRDYDRYAHHDNVEIRGWNNGEFVFIGEVSKCDNERVEVYPESSCHKREDELTPAGGAIRKTYLRDEQRNLQRSKIDTESDLEYGSSTESTKRLIHGLPPALLTEDETDSCDEREFVFPQGHFWSGRTGLQHQNQYTDNISVSTSKSSDIAKPTESEVKSCVPYSSLVKYLTLCKNFSSDIGNLLRKFSLFENVKKLVLERPDVFTVCGSVVELRPKISLCEEFLSSGGCQNKLSCTKLHICEVFMINMCSDSNCSYGHNVCTTHNKRVLQSFWMDNLEASAVIDVLRLTLLGTVNIQPLDICSNYNFSTCQNDNCKDLHICVDYVGGLGSCVRPSCSLNHDIQEQNCMAVLFSHGIDITHLEEEEQLLAVIQESIKITQLVQGYESQGQMQKIFELGYQRLQSSPNSKTCPNQKEKLNGIMSSKPLHTTGISSAPLATNKNSKGVKYSEPTAKTPSNKVTSSPSNQGNSSKGSSVDCKSLGLSYESENKSNNFSFKYITSAINNKIHDIFPPVYTGNEKNPKIVTKFSTVWSSYANGDVEVEEICYYSVNTVCKFESSGCRRLHAHTEFQWQMKVSKTVSWINLQPDQVFHLEQKYTDPNIEITELPPPHAKESPLIVHLILKDEKHYANLKELKLVNSITFEVYDLRRLHMQDKNKNSSYNQFLWYCKDIAGKWILYGNADSSGDPHSAAKIKSQDIEKKYLSNEPKFHFKNSKGTMQYTLDFKKMVQVNRATGKEREVRRRPRPQIFNSVS
- the LOC135216466 gene encoding uncharacterized protein LOC135216466 isoform X3, translating into MESKDSDLEMEVDSPGTFSQEQGEIVCDEKSQNMCEKNVSKSCDDSKGSSQINDCSPYDSLSESFMKLSVQDESSFSLDGHGNRQANISKPSSTVTYRQECTEEQPVKPLHSYKIGNCVTRSPGILTTLLIVPEAENDSFNTARVDKDDENHLVIHRSGKTPNLDECLPHNAKGNGGCCDHDHIYSSLLLKIANNIGNISAFDSSLMLKEITHVNSLHDNSSTTLKEKGYGTHSLHTNSPPTVKEKVQYDGRLCAHSSSTLKSKDHGVSSFPYALPSSQNVDNCLVNNKYVDSSSIKGYEKQSQCRETAFGSRELIYKEEKDVQVYKSDRYAKQIVEGTVIDCDQEQRTEFLEVCCLQENAQDKWNQHFKQNTGQSKDRNLQKSLKSSGKQEPNSEFVEIPQLSREVLKRHGIEKTMQEETLKLKNVENESLGKSNRRHGHYSKQEQQHHCEEVYPHTGDEKILQKHKNVCDDARKVKKPDLLKINGAIEHKNYLKGNNIRDIVEEAKFNEVKIYKKDEGTEHNSSKIGMCEVDKQPECSVDSEKVHCEPNQKEEIQMKQVRQSSEELWSQKKCPSEKELEQRLSRCEPNQKEEIQMKQVRQSSEELRSQKKCPSEKELQQRLSNLDNDHRNRYERNIGEGESHHQRRKGIHRRRQESSTSDSSNDDIDECLNKGSHGDKWDGTRNLLYRKLSWESYLKMNQHVGEWDQDCSDPFDQTLARYIYGAQQMKRDEQRNLQRSKIDTESDLEYGSSTESTKRLIHGLPPALLTEDETDSCDEREFVFPQGHFWSGRTGLQHQNQYTDNISVSTSKSSDIAKPTESEVKSCVPYSSLVKYLTLCKNFSSDIGNLLRKFSLFENVKKLVLERPDVFTVCGSVVELRPKISLCEEFLSSGGCQNKLSCTKLHICEVFMINMCSDSNCSYGHNVCTTHNKRVLQSFWMDNLEASAVIDVLRLTLLGTVNIQPLDICSNYNFSTCQNDNCKDLHICVDYVGGLGSCVRPSCSLNHDIQEQNCMAVLFSHGIDITHLEEEEQLLAVIQESIKITQLVQGYESQGQMQKIFELGYQRLQSSPNSKTCPNQKEKLNGIMSSKPLHTTGISSAPLATNKNSKGVKYSEPTAKTPSNKVTSSPSNQGNSSKGSSVDCKSLGLSYESENKSNNFSFKYITSAINNKIHDIFPPVYTGNEKNPKIVTKFSTVWSSYANGDVEVEEICYYSVNTVCKFESSGCRRLHAHTEFQWQMKVSKTVSWINLQPDQVFHLEQKYTDPNIEITELPPPHAKESPLIVHLILKDEKHYANLKELKLVNSITFEVYDLRRLHMQDKNKNSSYNQFLWYCKDIAGKWILYGNADSSGDPHSAAKIKSQDIEKKYLSNEPKFHFKNSKGTMQYTLDFKKMVQVNRATGKEREVRRRPRPQIFNSVS
- the LOC135216466 gene encoding uncharacterized protein LOC135216466 isoform X2 translates to MESKDSDLEMEVDSPGTFSQEQGEIVCDEKSQNMCEKNVSKSCDDSKGSSQINDCSPYDSLSESFMKLSVQDESSFSLDGHGNRQANISKPSSTVTYRQECTEEQPVKPLHSYKIGNCVTRSPGILTTLLIVPEAENDSFNTARVDKDDENHLVIHRSGKTPNLDECLPHNAKGNGGCCDHDHIYSSLLLKIANNIGNISAFDSSLMLKEITHVNSLHDNSSTTLKEKGYGTHSLHTNSPPTVKEKVQYDGRLCAHSSSTLKSKDHGVSSFPYALPSSQNVDNCLVNNKYVDSSSIKGYEKQSQCRETAFGSRELIYKEEKDVQVYKSDRYAKQIVEGTVIDCDQEQRTEFLEVCCLQENAQDKWNQHFKQNTGQSKDRNLQKSLKSSGKQEPNSEFVEIPQLSREVLKRHGIEKTMQEETLKLKNVENESLGKSNRRHGHYSKQEQQHHCEEVYPHTGDEKILQKHKNVCDDARKVKKPDLLKINGAIEHKNYLKGNNIRDIVEEAKFNEVKIYKKDEGTEHNSSKIGMCEVDKQPECSVDSEKVHCEPNQKEEIQMKQVRQSSEELWSQKKCPSEKELEQRLSRCEPNQKEEIQMKQVRQSSEELRSQKKCPSEKELQQRLSNLDNDHRNRYERNIGEGESHHQRRKGIHRRRQESSTSDSSNDDIDECLNKGSHGDKWDGTRNLLYRKLSWESYLKMNQHVGEWDQDCSDPFDQTLARYIYGAQQMKKFYRDYDRYAHHDNVEIRGWNNGEFVFIGEVSKCDNERVEVYPESSCHKREDELTPAGGAIRKTYLRDEQRNLQRSKIDTESDLEYGSSTESTKRLIHGLPPALLTEDETDSCDEREGHFWSGRTGLQHQNQYTDNISVSTSKSSDIAKPTESEVKSCVPYSSLVKYLTLCKNFSSDIGNLLRKFSLFENVKKLVLERPDVFTVCGSVVELRPKISLCEEFLSSGGCQNKLSCTKLHICEVFMINMCSDSNCSYGHNVCTTHNKRVLQSFWMDNLEASAVIDVLRLTLLGTVNIQPLDICSNYNFSTCQNDNCKDLHICVDYVGGLGSCVRPSCSLNHDIQEQNCMAVLFSHGIDITHLEEEEQLLAVIQESIKITQLVQGYESQGQMQKIFELGYQRLQSSPNSKTCPNQKEKLNGIMSSKPLHTTGISSAPLATNKNSKGVKYSEPTAKTPSNKVTSSPSNQGNSSKGSSVDCKSLGLSYESENKSNNFSFKYITSAINNKIHDIFPPVYTGNEKNPKIVTKFSTVWSSYANGDVEVEEICYYSVNTVCKFESSGCRRLHAHTEFQWQMKVSKTVSWINLQPDQVFHLEQKYTDPNIEITELPPPHAKESPLIVHLILKDEKHYANLKELKLVNSITFEVYDLRRLHMQDKNKNSSYNQFLWYCKDIAGKWILYGNADSSGDPHSAAKIKSQDIEKKYLSNEPKFHFKNSKGTMQYTLDFKKMVQVNRATGKEREVRRRPRPQIFNSVS